A part of Paenibacillus sp. 481 genomic DNA contains:
- a CDS encoding Gfo/Idh/MocA family protein → MERKRIAVIGVGQIGKHHLDEYKRIGGVDIIAVCDLNETEARRVAEQYAVPHVYTDFRELLKRDDIDAVDVCLHNNFHAPVTIEALQAGKHVYCEKPLAGSYCDGAAMVEAAKETGRMLHIQLATLYQSETKAAKTLIDGGKLGKLYHARSTGFRRRGRPYVDGYGTPAFTRKETASGGALYDMGVYHIARLLYLLQLPQVTRISGQTYQEMEMLADRRATSQFDVEELGIGLVKFEGGLTMDIIEAWAVQLDGFEGSSIVGSEGGIRLPSQHQDALPMTYHFTTCDIDMDTVIHLAAMEKRRHLLNEHEWAYDSSQGHWIAALNGLVPLLPTAELALQTMLISEGIYMSSTLGREVTADEIIAASVSTAIRL, encoded by the coding sequence ATGGAACGCAAACGTATCGCCGTCATCGGAGTAGGGCAAATCGGCAAGCACCATTTAGATGAATATAAACGAATCGGTGGAGTAGACATTATCGCGGTGTGCGATTTAAATGAGACCGAAGCCCGTCGGGTTGCAGAACAGTATGCAGTTCCGCATGTATATACCGATTTTCGTGAGTTGTTAAAGCGCGATGACATCGATGCTGTCGATGTGTGCTTGCACAACAACTTTCACGCACCCGTGACGATTGAAGCACTGCAAGCCGGCAAGCATGTTTACTGCGAGAAGCCGCTGGCTGGATCGTACTGCGACGGAGCTGCCATGGTCGAGGCTGCGAAGGAGACGGGCCGCATGCTGCATATTCAGCTTGCGACTCTGTACCAGAGCGAGACGAAGGCCGCAAAGACGCTCATCGACGGTGGCAAGCTCGGGAAGCTGTACCATGCCCGCTCGACAGGCTTTCGTCGGCGCGGCCGTCCGTATGTGGACGGCTACGGTACGCCTGCCTTCACCCGCAAGGAAACGGCCTCAGGGGGCGCTTTGTATGATATGGGCGTGTATCATATCGCCCGCTTGCTCTATTTGCTCCAATTGCCGCAGGTGACGCGTATCAGCGGCCAGACTTATCAAGAAATGGAGATGCTCGCAGATCGACGGGCAACTAGTCAATTCGATGTTGAGGAGCTAGGCATCGGCCTTGTGAAATTTGAAGGCGGTCTAACCATGGATATTATTGAAGCGTGGGCCGTTCAGCTTGATGGCTTTGAGGGCAGCAGCATCGTCGGCTCCGAGGGTGGCATTCGTCTGCCATCCCAGCATCAGGATGCACTGCCGATGACGTATCATTTTACGACATGCGATATCGATATGGATACGGTCATTCATTTAGCTGCCATGGAAAAACGCAGACATTTATTAAATGAACACGAGTGGGCTTATGACTCCTCGCAAGGACATTGGATTGCCGCCCTTAACGGCCTTGTCCCGCTTCTACCTACCGCAGAGCTGGCGCTCCAGACGATGCTCATTAGCGAAGGCATTTACATGTCGAGCACACTCGGGCGCGAAGTTACGGCAGATGAAATCATAGCAGCTTCCGTGTCTACGGCCATACGCCTTTAA
- a CDS encoding sugar phosphate isomerase/epimerase family protein, with protein MKLSIGAFSFNNLRLEGKMNIFSYIETVHERFNLQALDLWNAYFANISRPLWQVADDATLFRIRDALKEREMTVVNLAVDTAHVWDPDPEVREALHQNALTYLRAAELIGAQSVRIDAVQHGDGVLSEEALEYIAARYREYAARGQEGGYWVGPENHTGFSVQPEAIARISTAVDHPSYGVLLHMGRWASKVPSVSRKPQLPTEDEMAAGDEHVARWARHTHIDWRTLEAENAGARLHGLAQQGYDGYWAVEHHAPSGQLEAVEEALRRLRAHGAHAASLSAAL; from the coding sequence ATGAAGCTTTCCATTGGTGCATTTTCGTTTAATAATTTGCGATTAGAAGGTAAAATGAACATTTTTTCTTACATTGAAACGGTCCATGAACGTTTTAACTTACAAGCGCTCGACTTGTGGAATGCTTACTTCGCCAATATTTCGCGTCCACTCTGGCAAGTGGCAGACGACGCTACGCTGTTTCGCATTAGAGATGCGCTCAAGGAGCGCGAGATGACAGTCGTTAATCTCGCGGTAGATACGGCGCATGTGTGGGACCCTGACCCCGAAGTTCGTGAAGCGCTGCATCAGAACGCGCTTACGTATTTGCGCGCAGCTGAGCTGATCGGTGCGCAATCGGTGCGTATTGATGCCGTCCAGCATGGCGACGGTGTCCTCAGTGAGGAAGCGCTTGAATACATTGCAGCGCGCTACCGTGAGTATGCCGCCCGTGGACAAGAAGGCGGCTATTGGGTCGGGCCTGAAAATCACACCGGCTTCTCCGTTCAACCGGAAGCTATCGCTCGCATTAGCACAGCGGTGGATCACCCTAGCTACGGCGTATTGCTGCATATGGGCCGTTGGGCTTCAAAGGTGCCTTCCGTATCACGGAAGCCACAGTTACCAACGGAGGACGAAATGGCCGCTGGCGACGAGCACGTAGCGCGTTGGGCACGCCATACGCACATTGATTGGCGTACGCTGGAGGCAGAGAACGCCGGAGCTAGGCTGCATGGGCTGGCCCAGCAAGGCTATGACGGCTATTGGGCGGTCGAGCATCACGCGCCAAGTGGTCAGTTAGAAGCTGTCGAAGAAGCTTTGCGGCGACTGCGTGCGCATGGCGCACATGCCGCGTCGTTGTCGGCAGCGCTTTAA
- a CDS encoding C40 family peptidase yields the protein MKTAAKAVLIASAVFGCMLLADGALGMKAYASSEAKKQATLYINQAPVTFNDIIPIIDEDKTMYVPIRAFAEKMNYSFEWKALGDDQTQIEIANGEKTIVITFESDKPFATVNGVKVDMGNEPWSYNDHTYIPFRFLMEQFDLDFKWNPEYLNTVPRIQRFAEEDPNPTKPPVTKNKAERVLDTAYDQLGVKYVWGGTTPSGFDCSGFVKYAFSKHGINLPRTSRDMYKYAGTPVKNPEQGDLVFFAAGGKGSSITHVGIYVGNNKYINASSGKARKVVVSSLSSSWSKRTYVGAKSVM from the coding sequence ATGAAAACGGCAGCTAAAGCTGTGCTGATCGCCAGTGCAGTCTTCGGATGCATGCTTTTGGCAGATGGCGCGCTCGGGATGAAAGCTTACGCCTCAAGCGAAGCAAAAAAGCAAGCAACACTTTACATTAATCAAGCACCTGTAACTTTTAACGATATCATTCCAATCATTGATGAAGATAAAACGATGTACGTTCCTATTCGTGCTTTTGCAGAAAAAATGAACTATTCGTTCGAGTGGAAAGCACTTGGCGATGATCAAACGCAAATCGAAATCGCTAACGGCGAAAAAACGATTGTGATTACGTTCGAGTCGGACAAGCCGTTCGCAACGGTAAATGGCGTTAAAGTCGACATGGGTAACGAACCTTGGTCTTATAATGATCATACATATATTCCGTTCCGTTTCTTGATGGAACAGTTTGACTTGGATTTCAAATGGAATCCAGAATACTTAAATACGGTACCGCGCATTCAGCGCTTTGCCGAAGAAGATCCGAATCCAACTAAGCCACCTGTAACGAAGAACAAAGCAGAGCGTGTATTGGACACGGCATATGACCAGTTGGGCGTTAAATATGTGTGGGGTGGAACTACCCCGAGCGGATTTGACTGTTCTGGCTTTGTTAAATATGCGTTCAGTAAGCATGGCATCAATCTGCCACGCACATCGCGTGACATGTACAAATATGCAGGTACGCCTGTGAAAAATCCTGAACAAGGCGACCTCGTCTTTTTCGCAGCTGGCGGCAAAGGCTCGTCGATTACACATGTCGGTATTTATGTCGGCAACAACAAATATATTAATGCTTCATCCGGTAAGGCGCGTAAAGTTGTCGTATCCAGCTTGTCCTCTTCTTGGTCTAAGCGTACATACGTAGGCGCTAAAAGCGTGATGTAG
- a CDS encoding erythromycin esterase family protein, translating to MKKNMFKLLLVSMLSLTLSGYSTVKSPSTISDTKAISTQPHIQWLERNAIPLDSSNPSSPLQDLEPLRNTIGSASVVGIGEASHGMHEIFTMKHRVVQFMITEMGFTNLVLELDWETTLKLDHYVLTGEGNPSHYLTPMFNTKEMTDMFHWIRNYNADPAHTKKVRVIGMDNQSAHKNIYDKIINYVKQHKPNLLPELNHKLKELINATKRIEPFMVLPKADKKKYVAIAHHIVKTLEKSQTEGDKQNEQYAWVLQSARILSQLTTTGAAENTPDFFFKHDVAMYENVKWVQENFGKTIVWAHNGHISKTNMIPFVYPEIAGQHLAKHYGDNYVTIGTSVHSGKYNANNSIGKLGMHGTARSDNPKSFNYALGKIKHGQYVIDLRRASGSTKSWLNEKRPLLLGVATVAPHIPLTHDIPLGKTFDILIHVQKVTPSQLNK from the coding sequence ATGAAAAAGAACATGTTTAAGTTGTTGCTTGTTTCCATGCTCAGTTTGACCCTGTCGGGCTATTCCACCGTGAAGTCCCCATCCACAATCTCGGACACCAAGGCGATATCTACCCAACCGCATATCCAATGGCTCGAGCGCAATGCTATACCATTAGACTCGTCAAATCCTAGTTCTCCACTTCAAGATTTAGAACCCCTTCGCAACACGATCGGTTCTGCCTCCGTTGTAGGTATAGGTGAAGCTAGTCATGGCATGCACGAAATTTTTACGATGAAACACCGTGTTGTCCAGTTTATGATTACGGAAATGGGCTTTACCAATCTCGTATTAGAGCTAGACTGGGAAACGACTTTGAAGCTTGATCATTACGTCCTTACCGGTGAAGGAAATCCAAGTCATTATCTGACTCCTATGTTCAACACCAAGGAAATGACCGATATGTTTCATTGGATTCGTAACTATAACGCTGACCCTGCACACACCAAGAAAGTACGTGTGATCGGAATGGATAACCAAAGTGCACACAAAAACATATACGACAAGATCATAAACTATGTAAAACAACACAAACCAAATCTACTTCCTGAACTAAACCATAAATTGAAAGAGCTTATAAATGCGACAAAAAGGATTGAACCTTTCATGGTATTACCTAAGGCAGATAAGAAAAAGTATGTAGCTATTGCCCATCATATTGTGAAGACACTTGAAAAAAGCCAGACTGAGGGTGACAAACAAAACGAACAATATGCATGGGTACTGCAAAGCGCTCGTATCCTCAGCCAACTTACTACAACCGGAGCAGCAGAGAACACACCTGATTTCTTCTTCAAACATGATGTGGCTATGTATGAAAACGTAAAATGGGTGCAAGAGAATTTCGGAAAAACGATCGTATGGGCTCATAATGGGCACATTTCCAAAACAAACATGATTCCTTTTGTATACCCTGAAATAGCTGGACAACACTTGGCTAAACACTATGGCGACAACTATGTAACTATCGGAACATCCGTACATTCAGGCAAATATAATGCTAATAATAGTATTGGAAAATTAGGGATGCACGGAACCGCTCGTTCCGATAACCCTAAGAGCTTTAACTACGCACTCGGAAAAATAAAGCACGGTCAGTATGTTATCGATTTACGTAGAGCTAGTGGCTCAACAAAAAGTTGGTTAAATGAAAAACGTCCTTTGCTTCTCGGAGTAGCTACTGTAGCCCCTCATATCCCGTTAACACACGATATTCCGCTCGGCAAGACGTTTGACATTCTCATTCATGTTCAAAAGGTTACTCCATCTCAATTGAATAAATGA
- a CDS encoding helix-turn-helix transcriptional regulator, which produces MEIKKWYWYDWMISIIRTLWLLNIVIVAFINPQYFNAPIWFVLLLAFLVYSIPVFIQQFSNKWFLVVEIAMAGAFHLYLTYALPENSWQIAIFIFLIGYASNRESFWWSLLSCAAIVLPIMGWIRSESLLEALLAMPFNGTLYFMFGYAIQTLVLNYKQSLVIKEQKRVLEQHLLQIEELTLKEERNRLSHELHDTIGHTLTSLVVGMESLRPSLTDSQSERIAILTGIARNGLDDIRKHLHELAPTPLKESLGDSLQQLMDEFSQSTGITIHFKRFGTEVPITNQMSFCLYRCMQESLTNAARHGQATIINVQLYFDPEQLRLQIEDNGVGMEDVRHGFGLTGIKDRLAQWRGSLMVHSTLHEGTVVICTLPVAEEEAVEHRIRLLLVDDQPIITESLQHILEQRAGVSVIATAQDGQSALEQCATHEPDIVLMDVQMTGMNGIDALQAMKQRWPDMKIVLMTTFEDAVQAATALEGGADGYMLKSIQPQEMISALKLIYTGGTWIDQSISPTIFAHLKQQREQSEKSISAPTELPYGITKREQEILRYLSEGLRYKSIAARLFLSEGTVRNYCSTLYSKLGVSNREAAVDAARSEGML; this is translated from the coding sequence ATGGAAATAAAGAAATGGTATTGGTACGATTGGATGATATCTATCATCAGAACGTTGTGGCTGTTGAATATCGTAATAGTGGCATTCATTAACCCACAATATTTCAATGCGCCGATATGGTTCGTTCTTCTACTGGCCTTTTTGGTCTACAGTATTCCTGTATTTATACAACAATTCAGTAATAAATGGTTTTTGGTTGTGGAGATCGCGATGGCAGGCGCCTTTCATCTCTATCTCACGTATGCATTGCCTGAAAATAGCTGGCAAATCGCCATCTTTATCTTTTTGATTGGGTATGCCAGCAATCGGGAATCTTTTTGGTGGTCTTTACTGTCATGTGCAGCCATTGTGCTACCTATTATGGGATGGATTCGCAGCGAGTCACTCCTTGAAGCTTTGCTAGCTATGCCGTTCAATGGAACGCTCTACTTTATGTTCGGGTATGCGATCCAAACGCTTGTGCTTAACTATAAGCAGAGCCTAGTTATCAAAGAGCAGAAGCGTGTATTGGAGCAGCATCTTCTCCAAATTGAAGAGCTCACTTTAAAGGAAGAACGAAATCGCTTATCCCATGAACTGCATGACACGATTGGGCATACGCTCACTTCGCTTGTTGTTGGTATGGAGTCATTGCGACCCTCTTTAACCGACTCACAATCCGAGCGAATTGCCATTCTTACAGGTATCGCACGCAATGGATTGGACGATATCCGTAAGCATTTGCACGAACTAGCTCCAACCCCGCTCAAGGAGTCGTTGGGCGATTCCTTACAGCAGTTAATGGATGAGTTTTCCCAATCCACAGGTATCACCATCCATTTCAAGCGCTTTGGAACTGAAGTGCCGATCACGAATCAAATGAGTTTCTGCTTATATAGATGCATGCAAGAATCCCTTACCAACGCAGCCCGCCATGGCCAGGCAACGATCATAAACGTCCAACTATACTTTGATCCGGAACAGTTGCGGCTGCAAATAGAAGACAATGGCGTAGGAATGGAAGACGTTCGGCATGGATTTGGATTGACAGGGATTAAGGACCGTCTCGCCCAGTGGCGCGGTTCGCTCATGGTACATTCCACACTGCATGAAGGAACAGTGGTCATTTGCACATTGCCAGTAGCCGAAGAGGAAGCGGTGGAGCACCGCATTCGCTTGCTGCTGGTTGATGACCAGCCAATCATTACGGAAAGCTTGCAGCATATTCTTGAACAACGAGCTGGTGTTAGCGTGATTGCAACGGCCCAAGACGGGCAGAGCGCGCTTGAGCAATGTGCCACGCACGAGCCTGATATCGTCCTTATGGATGTGCAAATGACGGGAATGAATGGAATAGATGCCTTGCAAGCGATGAAGCAGCGTTGGCCAGATATGAAGATCGTCCTCATGACGACGTTCGAAGACGCTGTACAAGCTGCCACGGCTCTTGAAGGAGGGGCGGACGGATATATGCTTAAGTCCATCCAACCCCAAGAGATGATCAGTGCGCTTAAACTCATCTATACTGGTGGGACATGGATCGATCAGTCGATCTCCCCAACGATATTTGCGCATTTGAAGCAGCAACGTGAGCAATCCGAGAAGTCTATTTCTGCACCGACGGAGCTTCCTTACGGAATTACGAAGCGGGAACAGGAGATCCTTCGGTATTTGTCGGAAGGATTACGGTACAAATCCATTGCAGCAAGACTGTTCTTATCCGAAGGAACGGTCCGCAATTACTGCTCCACGCTTTATTCTAAGCTAGGTGTAAGCAATCGCGAGGCGGCTGTCGATGCTGCTCGAAGTGAAGGAATGCTGTAG
- a CDS encoding sensor domain-containing protein: protein MSKLIIEAFKHFAFLMYTFASGLLYFIFFSVGITFGAGLSITLIGLPILAQVLKLAPKFANWDMMMKRKVLGSLLAEETPEHVSHDNRSSHGHAEESIKDVITSEKYWRIAGLLMFKLFIGLGSLLAGVILFIAPLMLFVTPFVYKFIEINVLTIKVDTFILALLVSIFACIWFGVSFLTSRKITQNIARYTNKMAV, encoded by the coding sequence ATGAGTAAATTAATAATTGAAGCGTTCAAACATTTCGCATTTCTAATGTACACATTTGCAAGCGGCTTACTGTATTTCATTTTTTTCAGCGTGGGTATTACATTTGGTGCTGGTCTATCCATTACACTGATCGGATTGCCGATATTGGCTCAAGTTCTTAAGCTAGCCCCCAAGTTCGCCAATTGGGACATGATGATGAAGCGCAAAGTGTTAGGCAGTTTATTAGCTGAAGAGACGCCAGAACATGTGTCACACGACAATCGTTCTAGCCATGGGCATGCGGAAGAAAGCATCAAGGATGTGATTACGAGTGAAAAGTATTGGCGAATTGCTGGACTGTTGATGTTCAAGTTATTCATTGGGCTGGGGAGCTTGCTTGCAGGGGTGATCCTGTTTATCGCACCATTGATGTTGTTTGTGACACCTTTTGTGTACAAGTTTATCGAAATTAACGTGTTAACCATTAAAGTAGATACGTTTATTTTGGCTCTCCTTGTTAGCATCTTTGCTTGTATTTGGTTCGGAGTAAGTTTTTTAACGAGTCGCAAAATTACCCAAAACATTGCTAGATACACAAATAAAATGGCTGTATAG
- a CDS encoding M23 family metallopeptidase, producing the protein MKKGLVALTLVGLMVGSVSSFASANSGYSWPVPDSKRITQKYGGAHKGIDIGGKRAGVAGDNVVSFYSGSVARAGWSTSYGWVVYVHHKIGSKNIQSRYAHLHLSPVVSVGQAVSSGTKLGIMGNTGQSQGVHLHFETRTCSGACKTDNSSTPFDPLANYFPGYKIAASASNILEADGHSAHHHDHSEVAEEEVFYSMEEINKMTSEERAAKGIPVK; encoded by the coding sequence ATGAAAAAAGGTTTGGTAGCTTTAACATTAGTAGGTTTAATGGTTGGTTCGGTATCTTCTTTTGCCTCTGCAAATAGCGGATATAGCTGGCCAGTACCTGACTCCAAGCGGATTACACAAAAGTATGGCGGGGCGCATAAGGGCATTGATATTGGTGGAAAAAGAGCAGGCGTTGCCGGCGATAATGTGGTGTCCTTCTACAGTGGAAGTGTAGCGCGTGCAGGCTGGTCAACTAGCTACGGTTGGGTTGTCTACGTTCATCACAAGATTGGCAGCAAAAATATTCAATCCCGATACGCACATTTGCATCTATCCCCTGTTGTATCTGTCGGTCAAGCGGTTAGCAGCGGTACAAAGTTAGGCATCATGGGTAACACAGGACAATCACAAGGTGTCCATTTACATTTCGAAACAAGAACATGCAGTGGTGCATGTAAGACAGACAATTCTTCGACTCCATTTGATCCACTCGCTAACTACTTCCCAGGCTACAAAATCGCCGCATCCGCGTCCAACATTCTAGAGGCAGACGGACATTCCGCTCATCACCATGACCATTCCGAAGTAGCAGAAGAAGAAGTGTTCTATAGCATGGAAGAGATTAATAAGATGACTTCTGAGGAACGTGCAGCAAAAGGAATCCCAGTGAAATAA
- a CDS encoding M24 family metallopeptidase, giving the protein MDKKWNQLLATMEEQQLDALLITDPTHVYYLTGFACDPHERFLGIVMCKGQEPVLIVPVLDADKAASVSSVQRIATHTDTDNPYHILKQHLPAGLEVIAIEKEHMSVQRYEALHEAVQAKRYMDIGPTLREMRLIKTAAEVELMAEAVRVVEAVLREGVSRVKIGVTEVEIVAELEYQMKKLGASGPSFSTMVLAGEKSALPHGSPGTRKIQAGELLLFDLGVYVNGYASDITRTFAVGEIDDELKTIYNTVLEANMRAIEAVKPGVTFGSLDRTARDVITDKGYGQYFTHRLGHGLGIDVHEYPSVHGQAEELLQPGMAFTIEPGIYVPGRGGVRIEDDVVVTEDGVNVLTTYPKELTVIGV; this is encoded by the coding sequence GTGGATAAAAAATGGAACCAGTTGCTGGCTACTATGGAAGAACAGCAATTGGACGCACTACTCATTACAGATCCAACGCATGTATACTATTTAACTGGATTTGCTTGTGATCCGCATGAACGCTTCTTAGGTATTGTCATGTGCAAAGGACAAGAGCCTGTACTTATTGTACCTGTACTGGATGCAGACAAAGCTGCATCTGTATCGTCTGTACAACGTATTGCCACACATACCGATACGGATAATCCGTATCACATCCTGAAGCAGCATTTGCCAGCTGGTTTAGAAGTGATCGCGATTGAAAAAGAGCATATGTCTGTCCAGCGCTACGAAGCGCTGCACGAGGCGGTACAAGCCAAACGCTATATGGATATCGGGCCAACGTTGCGTGAAATGCGTCTCATTAAGACCGCTGCGGAAGTCGAGCTTATGGCTGAAGCGGTGCGTGTCGTGGAAGCGGTGCTACGTGAAGGTGTCAGCCGTGTGAAGATCGGCGTGACGGAAGTAGAAATCGTCGCTGAGTTGGAATACCAGATGAAGAAACTTGGCGCTTCTGGTCCTTCCTTCAGCACGATGGTGCTCGCAGGTGAGAAGTCGGCTCTGCCACACGGCTCGCCGGGTACGCGCAAGATTCAAGCAGGCGAGTTGCTGTTGTTCGATCTTGGCGTATATGTGAATGGCTACGCGTCTGACATTACGCGTACTTTTGCCGTCGGTGAGATTGACGACGAGTTGAAGACGATTTACAACACTGTGCTGGAAGCGAATATGCGTGCCATTGAAGCGGTTAAGCCAGGTGTAACGTTCGGCTCGCTCGATCGCACAGCGCGTGACGTGATCACGGATAAAGGCTATGGGCAATACTTTACTCATCGCCTTGGACATGGACTAGGTATCGATGTCCATGAGTATCCGTCGGTGCATGGGCAAGCGGAAGAATTGTTGCAGCCAGGTATGGCGTTTACGATTGAGCCAGGCATTTACGTGCCAGGCCGCGGCGGTGTCCGTATCGAAGATGACGTCGTAGTGACTGAGGATGGCGTCAACGTATTGACGACTTATCCGAAGGAATTGACGGTAATCGGCGTATAG
- a CDS encoding GerAB/ArcD/ProY family transporter — protein MTNRQIMILIPLFLMGGAFLQVPNFTAAMAEQDAWLVAVLGCVVAVAAGFLYGEICENNQGKNFLQIVESRWGVWAGRILGVMYVIYFFTTCALLLNFLSYFLKIILLRNTPLIALGLLFMFLICYAHRLGVTAVARTGEILFWMVIAAVIIFIIGLMPSMDPEQLLPTGFIDKRAIYQGLFNYAGYPLLEVAAFMFFAQHFDRPRARSFAKGMLIGSFILLIFIVAALLVYGPINTKHNAYATYSLVDRWGIGLKTFRVEALLSTVWLSGFFIKLTLLFEACSNSLAYVCRIAENRWLTAPTAALILFGVANLQDDVVVQGFQTTELWPVLAFVMGLLIPFALWVSQRPQRKKKVPKAVNRQT, from the coding sequence ATGACCAATCGTCAAATTATGATTCTTATACCTTTGTTTCTGATGGGCGGCGCCTTCTTGCAGGTGCCTAACTTTACAGCCGCTATGGCAGAGCAGGATGCGTGGTTAGTTGCCGTGTTAGGCTGCGTGGTAGCTGTTGCGGCAGGCTTTTTGTACGGCGAAATATGTGAGAACAATCAGGGGAAAAACTTTTTGCAAATTGTAGAGTCACGCTGGGGAGTATGGGCTGGGCGCATTTTGGGAGTCATGTATGTCATTTACTTCTTTACTACATGCGCTTTGCTCCTCAACTTTTTATCCTACTTTTTGAAAATTATTTTATTGCGCAACACCCCGCTCATTGCGCTCGGGCTATTGTTTATGTTTTTGATTTGCTATGCGCACCGTCTAGGTGTGACGGCAGTGGCGCGAACGGGCGAAATTTTATTTTGGATGGTCATCGCAGCTGTCATTATATTTATTATCGGGCTCATGCCGTCCATGGACCCCGAACAGCTATTGCCTACAGGTTTCATTGATAAGCGTGCCATCTATCAGGGGCTATTCAACTATGCAGGCTATCCATTGCTTGAAGTAGCTGCCTTTATGTTTTTTGCTCAGCATTTCGATCGCCCTCGTGCTCGATCATTTGCGAAAGGGATGTTGATTGGAAGCTTCATCTTACTGATCTTTATTGTGGCAGCTTTGCTCGTCTATGGGCCGATCAATACGAAGCACAACGCATACGCCACCTATTCACTAGTCGACCGTTGGGGGATTGGATTAAAAACGTTTCGAGTTGAAGCGCTGTTGTCTACTGTGTGGCTTAGCGGCTTTTTCATTAAACTTACGCTGTTGTTTGAAGCCTGTTCGAATTCACTTGCCTACGTATGCCGCATCGCGGAAAATCGTTGGCTTACCGCACCCACCGCTGCGCTCATTTTGTTCGGCGTTGCTAACTTGCAGGACGATGTCGTGGTGCAAGGCTTTCAGACGACCGAGCTGTGGCCCGTGCTCGCCTTTGTTATGGGCCTGCTCATTCCATTTGCCTTGTGGGTATCGCAACGTCCGCAACGAAAAAAGAAGGTGCCAAAAGCGGTGAATCGGCAAACCTGA
- a CDS encoding Ger(x)C family spore germination protein, with product MRVAKLLCAIILLLAATGCWDGRELNEVGFIMGVGIDSKNEKYTVTAQVVNPRGSAARGSSDYGAPVHIFKAHGNSVFECLRQINTQAGRILNLGHLRVLVISESIVQKKYAVLRILDFFDRDLEVRADFNVMLARGISANKVLQALHPLDKNPSTALFRIPELSKKSFALSSQVDFDRMVGDYLIRLKNIVLPAVSIKGDKQNLGNKKGLDSVEKLPLITFDSIAVFSKGLLAGWLEGMDAKTYNFLNDQVENALISVPCTKKNTFDAIVYEMTRSSSRIIPEMKNNKPVITIKLKGSAFIAETHCDSDFTKPDVLHRLQDELNQYMVTHIYQLLDKLQHVYKSDVFGFANKLHSYLPLQWKGLAKDWERNFANLAVEVQTDLQIISTGLKNKPLLLEKKPYMN from the coding sequence ATGCGAGTAGCAAAGCTATTGTGTGCCATTATATTACTGCTAGCAGCAACAGGGTGCTGGGATGGCAGAGAACTGAATGAAGTTGGCTTTATTATGGGAGTCGGCATCGATTCGAAAAATGAGAAATACACCGTGACCGCTCAAGTCGTTAACCCTCGTGGATCAGCTGCACGCGGTTCTTCCGATTACGGTGCTCCTGTCCACATTTTTAAAGCGCACGGCAATAGCGTATTCGAATGTTTACGTCAAATAAATACACAGGCTGGGCGTATCCTTAATTTAGGTCATCTACGCGTTCTCGTCATTAGTGAGTCCATTGTCCAAAAAAAGTATGCCGTCTTGCGGATTCTTGACTTTTTTGACCGCGATCTGGAAGTTCGTGCCGACTTTAATGTCATGCTGGCCCGTGGTATTAGTGCGAACAAAGTATTGCAAGCCTTACATCCATTGGACAAAAACCCGTCCACGGCTCTGTTCCGTATACCTGAATTGTCTAAAAAGTCGTTCGCCCTATCCTCACAGGTAGACTTTGATCGGATGGTTGGTGATTACTTAATCCGTCTAAAAAACATCGTGCTGCCTGCCGTCTCTATTAAAGGAGACAAACAAAATCTCGGCAACAAAAAAGGGTTAGACTCTGTCGAGAAATTACCCCTCATTACATTCGACAGCATTGCTGTCTTTAGCAAGGGACTCTTGGCAGGTTGGCTTGAGGGGATGGATGCGAAAACGTATAACTTTTTGAATGATCAGGTTGAAAATGCGTTAATATCGGTGCCCTGCACGAAAAAAAATACGTTTGATGCCATTGTGTATGAAATGACACGCAGCTCGAGTCGGATCATACCTGAAATGAAAAATAATAAGCCGGTCATCACAATCAAGTTAAAAGGCAGTGCCTTTATTGCCGAAACACATTGCGATTCGGACTTCACCAAGCCGGATGTTCTGCACCGATTACAGGATGAATTAAATCAATACATGGTGACGCATATTTATCAACTGCTTGATAAGCTGCAACATGTCTATAAATCGGACGTGTTTGGCTTTGCGAACAAGCTACATAGCTATCTGCCTTTGCAATGGAAAGGCTTAGCGAAAGATTGGGAACGAAATTTCGCTAACTTAGCCGTAGAGGTTCAAACTGATCTGCAAATCATTTCGACCGGCTTAAAAAATAAGCCTCTACTGCTGGAGAAAAAACCATATATGAATTGA